A window from Telopea speciosissima isolate NSW1024214 ecotype Mountain lineage chromosome 8, Tspe_v1, whole genome shotgun sequence encodes these proteins:
- the LOC122670435 gene encoding metalloendoproteinase 3-MMP-like — protein sequence MVLSRLVKQPFKSLQPLEGCHKGQMVKGIYELKQYLKKFGYLSYPQLNNSLTHANDDEFDDQLEAAVKTYQLNYNLKVTGTLDSQTVKQLMVPRCGVPDIINGTSSMRSGKKRHHDGSNTLHIVTHFSFFSNMEKWPDSKRNLTYRFHSSAQISAVQDLQSVCSKAFARWAQVSHFTFKEVAEGTTADIEIGFHRGDHGDGYAFDGQGSTLAHAFAPTDGRFHYDADENWSTNPGQNMMDLESVAVHEIGHLLGLGHSSVQEAIMYPSISPGVTKRDLHSDDIMGIQYLYGSSK from the coding sequence ATGGTTCTATCCAGACTAGTTAAGCAACCTTTCAAGTCCCTCCAGCCTTTGGAAGGATGTCATAAGGGGCAGATGGTGAAAGGAATTTATGAGCTCAAACAGTATCTCAAGAAATTTGGTTACCTGAGTTATCCTCAATTAAACAACAGCCTCACCCATGCCAATGACGACGAGTTCGATGACCAATTAGAGGCCGCGGTAAAGACCTATCAGCTCAATTACAATCTGAAGGTCACAGGGACCTTAGATTCACAGACAGTGAAGCAACTGATGGTGCCAAGATGTGGTGTTCCAGACATCATCAATGGAACGAGTTCAATGCGATCAGGGAAGAAGAGACACCATGATGGCTCCAATACTCTCCACATAGTCAcccatttttccttcttttcaaaTATGGAAAAATGGCCAGATTCCAAGCGCAATCTCACCTACCGATTCCATTCTAGTGCCCAAATAAGTGCAGTTCAGGACTTGCAGTCTGTCTGCTCAAAAGCTTTCGCAAGATGGGCACAAGTAAGCCATTTTACATTCAAAGAAGTAGCAGAAGGTACCACTGCTGACATAGAAATTGGATTCCATCGCGGAGACCATGGAGATGGCTATGCATTTGATGGACAAGGGTCGACCCTAGCGCATGCCTTTGCACCAACTGATGGAAGGTTCCATTATGATGCTGATGAGAATTGGAGTACTAATCCAGGACAAAATATGATGGACTTAGAATCAGTTGCTGTGCATGAAATTGGACACCTTCTAGGGCTTGGGCACTCCTCAGTTCAAGAAGCTATCATGTACCCTAGCATATCACCTGGGGTTACAAAAAGAGATCTCCATAGCGACGATATTATGGGAATTCAGTACTTATACGGTTCCTCTAAATAA